The stretch of DNA ATCAGGTATGATGATGCCTATAATGACATTCATAGGAAACTTAGGATATGTAATGGTATCTATTCTTGGTGGGTGGCTTGCAATTAAGAAGACAATAGGAGTTGGAGATATTCTTTCATTTATTCAATATATAAGAAGCTTTACGCAACCAATAGCTCAAACTGCTCAAGTAGCCAACTTATTACAATCAACAGCAGCAGCTGCTGAAAGAGTATTTGAATTTTTACACGAAGAGGAAGAAGAACAATTTGCTGAAAATCCAGCAAGTATAGAAAATATTAAAGGTCAAGTTACCTTTGAAAATGTTAGCTTTGGATATAATAAAGACAAGACAATAATAAATAATTTTAATGCAAATATAAAACAAGGACAAAAAGTAGCTATAGTAGGTCCAACAGGAGCAGGAAAAACTACAATGGTAAAACTTTTAATGCGTTTTTATGATGTAAATAGTGGAGAGATTCTTATAGATGGCCATAATATAAAAGATTTTAATCGTGATGAGTTAAGAAATTTATTTGGTATGGTTCTTCAAGAAACTTGGTTATTTAATGGTTCAATTATGGAAAATATAAGATATGGAAAATTAGAATCAACAGATGAAGAGGTTATAAAAGCTGCAAAGGCTGCTCATGTAGATCATTTTGTAAAAACTCTTCCAGATGGATATAATATGGAATTAAATGAAGAAGCAAGTAATGTATCACAAGGACAAAAACAATTATTGACAATAGCTCGGGCTATTTTATCAGATCCAAAGATATTAATACTTGATGAAGCAACAAGTTCAGTTGATACTCGTACAGAAGTTTTAATTCAAAAGGCAATGGAAAACCTTATGGAAGGAAGAACAAGTTTTATAATAGCACACAGATTATCAACTATTAGAGATGCAGATTTAATTCTAGTAATGAAAGATGGAGATATTATAGAGCAAGGAAATCATGAAGAGTTATTAAAAGCAAATGGATTCTATGCAACTCTTTATAATAGTCAATTTGAAAATTCACAAGCATCATAGATAAATTATTTATATTAGAAAACGGAAAATAATGTTGACAAGGTAATTTATAGTAATATAATAAAGGTATAAAATAGAATAATTGCTAGGGGTGCCTTAAGGCTGAGAGATAGATGAACTCTATTAACCCTTATACCTGATCTGGATAATGCCAGCGTAGGAAAGCTACTAAATATATTAAAAAAATATATTACTATATTTATAAACTGAACTATACAGCTATATTCTAGATTAGGAATAATAGCTGTTTTTTTATTGTTTAAAATAAAGGAGAGAAGAAAATGAGTAATTACAGAATTCCAACATTAACGATAGCAGGATCAGATTCTTCTGGAGGAGCAGGTATACAAGCTGATTTAAAAACATTTAGTGCTATAGGTACTTATGGTATGAGTGTAATAACAGCAATAACAGCTCAAAATACACAAGGTGTATTTGATGTTGAAGATTTAAGCAAGGAAATAATTCAAAAGCAAATAGATGTAGTTTTTGAAGATATAGAACCAGCAGCTGTAAAAATAGGAATGGTATCAAATCCAGAAATAATATTAGGAATAGTAGAAACTTTAAAAAAATACAATCCTAAGTATTTAGTAATAGATCCAGTTATGATATCAAAGAGTGGATATTCATTATTAAAGCCTGAAGCTAAGAAAAACTTAATAGAATATCTTATACCAATGGCATATGTATTAACTCCAAATACAATGGAAGCAGAAGAAATATCAGGAATAGAAATAAATAACTTAGAGGATATGAAAGTTGCTGGTAAGAAAATATTAGAACTTGGACCTAAGTATGTTCTTATGAAAGGTGGTCACTTAGATGGTGATGCTGTTGATGTTCTTATAGGTAAAAATACTTTTGAACTTTATAAGCAAGAAAGAATAAATAGAAAGAATACTCATGGAACAGGATGTACATTATCATCAGCAATAACATCACATTTGGCTTTAGGTTATGAAATAGAAAAAGCGGTAGCATTAAGTAAAGAATATATAACAGAAGCTATTAGACATAGTTTTGATATAGGTAAAGGCGTAGGACCTGTTAATCACTTTTATAGATTTGAAAATAGATAATAAGGCACATAGGAGATATTAAAATGTATCAATTAATTAACAAAGTTAAGGAAGTAAATCCATTAGTATTACATTATACAAATGAGGTAACTATAAATGACTGTGCTAATATAACTTTAGCTTTAGGAGCAAGTCCATTAATGAGTTATTCTTATGAAGAAGTAGATGGAATTGTTAATATAGCAAGTGCAGTAGTAATAAACATTGGAACTATGAATTCAAATAGACTTGATTTGTTTGTACAAGCAGGCAAGGCAGCAAATAAATTTAATAAGCCAGTTATACTAGACCCAGTAGGAGTTTTTGCAACAAAAACAAGAGCTGATTTTACTAATAGATTATTAAATGAAATAAAATTTGATGTTGTAAAAGGAAATGTTTCTGAAATTAAATATATAGGTGGCTTCGATGTTAGAGGTAAAGGTGTAGACTCCTTTGATGATGGAGAAGATATAACAGAAGTTATAAAGAAAGTAGCTAAAAAGCTAGAGTGTGTTGTAGTTGCTACAGGAAAGACAGATTTTATATCAGATGGAGAAAAAGTTATAAAAATAGATAATGGAACAACTAAACTTAAGAGTGTTACAGGTACAGGATGTATGATAGCAAGTTTAATTGGTAGTTATTTAGGAGCTTCTAATGATAAATTAAATTCAGCTGCTATGGGAGTACTTACTATGTCATTAAGTGGTGAGTTAGCTGATAAAAATAATATTTCCATTGGTAGTTTTAAAACAGAGTTGATGAATAATATTTATGAGATGAATGAAGAAAAGTTAAGAAAATATGGGAGGGTAAAATAAAATGAAATTTACAGATTATTTATTTAAGGAAAATAAAGCACTTTGGGATGAAATATTACAAAAGCCATTTGTTACAGAAATGGGAAAAGGAACATTAGATAAAATTAAGTTTAGAGATTATCTTATACAAGATTATTTATACTTAAAAGAATACTCAAAGGTTTTTTGTATGGGTGTCATTAAATCAACAACGATGGATGAAATGAAATTTTATTATAATTCAATAAAAGGAACTATGGAGGATGAAACTGCTGTTCATATAAAATATTTAGAAGAGTTTGGAATGTCTCCAGAAGATACAGAAAAGTGTAATGTTAAATTAGTAAATGAAAGTTACACAAGCTATATGAAGGGTATTTCTTTAACGGGAGATGTAAAGGAGATTGCTATGGCTGTTATGCCTTGTACTTGGAGTTATCAATATATAGGAAAATGTATGGAAAAAACATACAAAGATTCATTAGAAGGAAACTTCTATAAACCATGGATAGATATATATGCATCAAAGGAATTCGAAGATTTTACACAAGAGTGGATAGATTATATAAATGAAATATGTAAAGATGTAGCAAGTGAAGAAGAGAAGAAAAAATTATTAGACATATTCACTAAATCAAGTATATATGAAATGAAGTTCTGGGATATGGCTTATAATGACTAATACTTAAAGTTAGGAAGGTATAAAACATGAAAAGCTTAAAATTATATTTAGTAACTGATACATCTATTTTAGAAGGTAGAGATTTTTATGAATGTATAGAAGATGCCTTAAAGGGTGGAGTAACGATGCTTCAGTTAAGGGAAAAAGACTGCTCAGGAAAAGAATTTCTAGAAAAAGCTATAAAACTTAGAGAACTAACTAAAAAATATAATGTTGAATTTATAATAAATGATAGAGTTGATATAGCATTATTATGTGATGCAGATGGAGTTCATGTTGGACAAAGTGATATACCAGCAAATGAGGTTAGAAAGCTAATAGGGCCTAATAAAATATTAGGTGTATCTGCAAGAACTATAGAAGAAGCTAGAAAAGCAAAGGATGATGGAGCAGATTATTTAGGGGTTGGAGCCATGTTTGGAACAAATACTAAATTAGATGCAAAACATGTTTCTATAGAGACTTTAAAAGAAATTAAGAAAGAAGTTAATATTCCAATAGTTGCAATTGGTGGATTAAACCTAGATAATATGGAATTAATCAAAGAATGCAATATAGAAGGTTATGCTGTAATTTCAGCAATATTAAGAAAAGACAATATAAAAGCTGAATGTGAAAAATGGATAATAAAAATATAATTTTAAAAAGCTATACTTTTGTGTAGCTTTTAATTTTAAATAAAATATGCATTTATTGACAATACTATTTAAGATATGTTACATATAAGAGAAAGTATTAATAATAGAAAAGTGGTGGAGATTTTGAATATAATAGAAATAGCTAAATTAGCTGGGGTATCTAAATCAACAGTATCAAGGTACTTAAATAATGGATATGTTAGTGATGAATCTAGAGAGAAGATAAAAAAAGTTATAGAAGAAACAGGTTTTTTACCTCAAAGACATGCAAAAAGTATGAGAACTAAGAAAACTAATCTTGTAGGTGTCATTGTACCTAAAATAAGCACAGAAACTGCACCTAGAGTAGTTGAAGGAATTACAGAGATACTTTCACCACACAATTATGATGTATTAATTGCAAATACGAATCTTTCTATAGAAAAAGAAATTGAATATTTAAAGATATTTAAGAGTAATCAAGTAGATGGGATTATATTTATGGCAACTAAAATTACTGATAAACATTTAGAGGTTATGAGGGAAGTTAAAGTACCTATAGTAGTAGTAGCTCAAAAGGTAAATGAATATCCATCAGTTTATCATGATGACTACAATGCATCTAAAGAAATAGTAGGAGAGTTACTATATAAAGGACACAGAAATATAGGATTTATAGGTGTTTATGAAGAAGATATATCAGTAGGATATGAAAGAAAAAGGGGATATATCGATAAGTTAAAAGAAACATCTATAGAAATAATTGAAGATAATATAAAAATAGGTGATTTTTCAGAAAAAAGTGGGTTTAAATTAACTAGAGAATTGATGAATAGAAAAGATAAGCCTACAGCTATTTTTACTGCAACAGACAATATTGCATTTGGAGCAGTTCAGTATTTATTACAAAATAATTATAGAATTCCAGAAGATGTTGCTATTATAAGCATAGGAGATTCAAAAATATCAAGAGTAATAACTCCTAAATTAACAACTATGCATTATTACTATAAGACCTCAGGTAGGAAGAGCGCAGAAATGATGTTAGATTTATTGAATAAAGGTGTAACTTCATCTAAAAATATAGAAAAAAATCTAAAATTAACCTATAGACTAGAAAAAAGAGATAGTGTATAATAAT from Clostridium chauvoei encodes:
- a CDS encoding ABC transporter ATP-binding protein, with the translated sequence MSKKEVSIKKGFGGGHMGGAMRGGEKAKDFKGTMKNLMKYLNPFKWGMLLVIIFAIGSAAFSIVGPKILGKATNKIFDGLMAKLTGATGAGIDFTYIGRVLLFLLGLYLLSALFSFIQGFVMSGISQKVSYNLRKEISEKINRMPLKYFDSKTHGEVLSRVTNDVDSVSQNLNQSMTQVITSITTLIGVLIMMFSISWIMTLAALLILPISMIFISLVVKKSQKYFKSQQEYLGHVNGQVEEVYGGHNIVKAFNGEEDAIEEFDRINNTLYGSAWKSQFLSGMMMPIMTFIGNLGYVMVSILGGWLAIKKTIGVGDILSFIQYIRSFTQPIAQTAQVANLLQSTAAAAERVFEFLHEEEEEQFAENPASIENIKGQVTFENVSFGYNKDKTIINNFNANIKQGQKVAIVGPTGAGKTTMVKLLMRFYDVNSGEILIDGHNIKDFNRDELRNLFGMVLQETWLFNGSIMENIRYGKLESTDEEVIKAAKAAHVDHFVKTLPDGYNMELNEEASNVSQGQKQLLTIARAILSDPKILILDEATSSVDTRTEVLIQKAMENLMEGRTSFIIAHRLSTIRDADLILVMKDGDIIEQGNHEELLKANGFYATLYNSQFENSQAS
- a CDS encoding LacI family DNA-binding transcriptional regulator → MNIIEIAKLAGVSKSTVSRYLNNGYVSDESREKIKKVIEETGFLPQRHAKSMRTKKTNLVGVIVPKISTETAPRVVEGITEILSPHNYDVLIANTNLSIEKEIEYLKIFKSNQVDGIIFMATKITDKHLEVMREVKVPIVVVAQKVNEYPSVYHDDYNASKEIVGELLYKGHRNIGFIGVYEEDISVGYERKRGYIDKLKETSIEIIEDNIKIGDFSEKSGFKLTRELMNRKDKPTAIFTATDNIAFGAVQYLLQNNYRIPEDVAIISIGDSKISRVITPKLTTMHYYYKTSGRKSAEMMLDLLNKGVTSSKNIEKNLKLTYRLEKRDSV
- the tenA gene encoding thiaminase II, which translates into the protein MKFTDYLFKENKALWDEILQKPFVTEMGKGTLDKIKFRDYLIQDYLYLKEYSKVFCMGVIKSTTMDEMKFYYNSIKGTMEDETAVHIKYLEEFGMSPEDTEKCNVKLVNESYTSYMKGISLTGDVKEIAMAVMPCTWSYQYIGKCMEKTYKDSLEGNFYKPWIDIYASKEFEDFTQEWIDYINEICKDVASEEEKKKLLDIFTKSSIYEMKFWDMAYND
- the thiE gene encoding thiamine phosphate synthase, giving the protein MKSLKLYLVTDTSILEGRDFYECIEDALKGGVTMLQLREKDCSGKEFLEKAIKLRELTKKYNVEFIINDRVDIALLCDADGVHVGQSDIPANEVRKLIGPNKILGVSARTIEEARKAKDDGADYLGVGAMFGTNTKLDAKHVSIETLKEIKKEVNIPIVAIGGLNLDNMELIKECNIEGYAVISAILRKDNIKAECEKWIIKI
- the thiM gene encoding hydroxyethylthiazole kinase, translated to MYQLINKVKEVNPLVLHYTNEVTINDCANITLALGASPLMSYSYEEVDGIVNIASAVVINIGTMNSNRLDLFVQAGKAANKFNKPVILDPVGVFATKTRADFTNRLLNEIKFDVVKGNVSEIKYIGGFDVRGKGVDSFDDGEDITEVIKKVAKKLECVVVATGKTDFISDGEKVIKIDNGTTKLKSVTGTGCMIASLIGSYLGASNDKLNSAAMGVLTMSLSGELADKNNISIGSFKTELMNNIYEMNEEKLRKYGRVK
- the thiD gene encoding bifunctional hydroxymethylpyrimidine kinase/phosphomethylpyrimidine kinase, translating into MSNYRIPTLTIAGSDSSGGAGIQADLKTFSAIGTYGMSVITAITAQNTQGVFDVEDLSKEIIQKQIDVVFEDIEPAAVKIGMVSNPEIILGIVETLKKYNPKYLVIDPVMISKSGYSLLKPEAKKNLIEYLIPMAYVLTPNTMEAEEISGIEINNLEDMKVAGKKILELGPKYVLMKGGHLDGDAVDVLIGKNTFELYKQERINRKNTHGTGCTLSSAITSHLALGYEIEKAVALSKEYITEAIRHSFDIGKGVGPVNHFYRFENR